The nucleotide window GTTATAAAGAACGATGGTGTCCTGCAAAGAGCGAAACTGACTGCGGCCGATGCTGGCACTCAGGCCTAGGGTGAGCGTGCCGGCCCGGCCCACGGGCAGGGTGTGAGCCACGCCCAGGGAACCAAGAGTATAGCGTTGCCGGTACTTGCTTACCGGGTAAGGAGTGCCGGAGCAGCCGTAGTAAGGTGTTTCGTAGTACTGGGTGGAGCTGCCTGCCGAGCCGCCCAGGCTAATGGAGGTATAGGCGCGGCGCGGGGCCGCAACCGTTGAATCAGGAGGGGCTGGGACCTGGCTGGTGAGCAGCATGAACAGCGCGGCCAGCCCACCCCGCACCACAAGCTGGCCCCAACCACCGTTGGCGGAGAAAAGCAAAAAACAGGCTTCCAGGGCTACTACCGGTAGTAGGAGCGCCTGTACAACCAACTGCTCGGGCAAGGACAGCCACTGTTCGCCCAGTCCGGCCGTGAGGGCCAGCAGAGCCACTGCCCCGGCCAGGGTGCGGGCCGGTCGGCTGGCCGAAACTGGCTCCGCTGCTACCCCAGCCCGGGGGCGGCGTACCACCCAGGCCCAGAATCCAAGCAGACCCGCAGCTACGAGTAGCAGCGCCAGTTGCACCGGCTTCACCCCGTGCCAGCTGCCGGCTCCGATAACGTCGCCGAGCGGGGCGCGCCAGAATTCCAGGCCAAACCGGCCCGCGGCATACAGCCCCAGCATAAGTAGAAAACGGGTTCCGGCCGGCCACGACTGGCGACGCGTGCGGAAGAGTACCGCAGCAATGCCCAGACAGAGCAGTATTTGGTAGAGCTGACTCGGGTGCACCGCGGCGGAGTGCGCGGCGCCGACGGAAAGCAGGTCTTGTTCTACCTGGGACACAAAAGGCAACGTGCCCGGAGCGTACTGAACGGCCCACGGCAGATGGTCGGGGGCCGCCGTACCAAAGCAGCAGCCAGTAAGCAGGCACCCCAGGCCTTGCACGGCCAGCCCGATTATAAAGGGAAGAGCAAAGGCATCGAATACACCGCGGCCAAAACCAAGCCAGCGCCGCAGCCCGGCCAGCCCGAGAGTGGCCCCGAGCAGGCCACCCAGCACCGAACGCTGCCCCTGGCTCTGACTAAGTCCGTGCTGCCACAGCTGCTGCCAGTCGGCCCCGGAGAGGGTGACGAGCTTGGTGCCCAGAATCAACAGCAGCGAAGAGCCGGCTACCACCAGCAGCCAGGGCCGCAGCGGATACTGGCGGCGCTGGCCTTCCCAGAGCAGCAGCGCCCCGGCCACCCCAAAGCCGAGCAGATAGAATACGGAATAATAATCGTGCGCCAGGGGGGAGGGCAGCAGAATAGTCGCGAGTACAGCAGGGTTCATAGCAATAGGGCAGAGGAAACAGGCAAGTAAGAATTAGCGGGCCCGTTCAGGGAGCTGATAGCGGGCCTGGAGCCGAAACTGGTGCACGTTGTCGAAGTTGCTGGCAAAGTGGGGCTCCAGCAGCCAGTTGGGACTTACCCAGAGCTGGGCCTGCACCACCGGAATAAAGGAAGAGGTAGTGCGGGTCAGGATGCCCGCGTTAACTTCACTATTAACCAGCGCTGACCCCAGCATCAGACGCTGCCGCTTACTGCCGAAGCCTGAGCCCACGCCCACGATGCCGGTGCCATTACCCAGGCCGAGCATGTTGTGGCCGTAGCTCATATGCAGATAAAGTGCGGGTAGGATGCCTAATTCCAGCAGTACCTTTGGCCGGTATTTGCCCAGCTCCATTGGGCGGTACACAAAATCATAACCCAGGTCGCCCAGGTCGGCACCCAGGCCGAAGCGAATGTAGCGGGGCTGGCTGATTTCCAGGTAGGGACTAAGGGCGTAAAGCCGAGCCGTGGCGCCGGGCTCCACGGTAGCCCCGAAAAGCGGGTGTTGCCCACGGCTGCCTGCAGCTCCAGGGTGAGCAAACTTTTCTTCATAATCGGCCAGGTGCGGGCCACCCCGATAGAAGCCAGGCGGTAGCGTTGCTGATATTGCCCCTGCTCATATCCTGCCGGATTGGCATACGAGGAGAAACTGTAGTACTGCCGGGAGCTACCGACCATACCGCCTAAGATGAAAGTAGTAGTGGCCCGCCGCACAGTCGTTGTGCTAACGGAGTCGGGCGGGGCCGCCTGCGCGGGGCCGTAAAAGGCAGAGCCATAAACAGGCACAGGCAAAATTGGTGGTAGTAGCGCATCGGGTTGAATAAGGAATAGTAAGCGCCAGTGCTTACTGATGCTAACATAGCTGGTCCTGCATCCCTTGGCGCGACGAACTTTTTGAAACGCCGGACTTTATAAAATGACAGTATTGTTAGTTTACTATCTGTTTTATAGGGCTTTAATATTACTTCAGTTGACTTTAAAAGCAGGGTAAGTACGCTGAAAACAGACCAGGCACAAATCCTGAATAATACTTCCGGGGTAAGGAAAACTCAGACGGCTTAGGCCAGGATTCTCGCAGCCATCAGCAGTCCTTCACTTACCTGCAACGGGCACAGCCACAAGCGCCGCCGCTATTTCGGCCCGGAATTCGGTGGCTTATCCGGAGCCCGATCTGCTGCTGACCCGGTTGGCCCAGCGTCAGGAAGGTGCCAGCCTGCCACCGGGGCGTCAGCAGGGCCTGGGCCTCCACAAAGCCCGACCAGAGATTTACGCCCGCCGGCAACTCATAGCTTTTTGACCTGGCTGCGCCGACCCGTAATTCCCAGCGGCTGCCGCCAAAGCCCGTACCCAGGCCCAGCCGCTGCTGGGGGTTGCCGGTGCCGTAGCCCAGGTAGTTGTAGTCGGCTTGGGCATACAGCGTTTTGCGTGGGCCAATTCGCAACGACGACTGCACATCGAGCATGCTGATAGAGTCTCCAAAGGTTAGCCTATGATACCCCAGGGTGCCTACCAGCAGGCCTGCCCCAGGCCAAACCAGGGCCGGTCAATTTGGGCATAGGGGTTGATGCTGAGCAACAAGGTGCTTTTCCGCATGCCGGACCCTAGCAGCGGGTCACTGAACTGCGGCGTTTGGCGGTCAGTGCCCACGTGCAGCCGCATGCCCGTTGTTATTTCCGCTTTGTGCACCCGCCCGTCGGGGCCAGCGCCTGGCAGCAGGGTGCGCGACACATCCAGACTAGCCAGCCGGTAACGGTGCCGATACTCGAGCAGGGGAGTGCTGCCCCCGCAGCCCCCATCGGTGTTTTGCAGCCGCTCGAAGGAGCCCGCACTTACGCCCAAGCCCAGGGAGGTGTAAGACGGCCGAGCAGTGCCCGCCGAGTCGGCCGGCGCCTGGCTGCTGAGCACCAGCACCACGCCCACCAGCCCCAGCGGCAGCACCAGTCGCGCCGGGCGAATACCAGCCAGGGAATCAAGCAGAAACCGGCCGGCTTCCAGGGCCAGCACCGCTAGCAGCAGGGTTTTTATTACCAGCACTTCGGGTAACGTCAGGGCGCGGGGGCCCAGCCAGGCAGTGAGGGCCAGCATCAGGGCTACGGCCAGCAAATTGCGGACTGAGCGTTGGCCCGGGACCCGCTCGGGTTGCGGCTCTACGTTCCGGGCCCGGTACAGCAGCCACGCCCACCAGCCCAACGCCAGCGGAGTAAGCACCAGCAGTGTCCACTGCACCTGCTTGAGGGCCAGGCCGCCGTGCCAGCGCATAGCGGAACCGACCTGTTCGCCGGCCGGGTCGCGCCAGAACTCAATGAGGAAGCGCCCAATCAGCAGAAGCCCCAGGTGCAGCAGCCGGCGGCTGCCGCCGGGCCAGTTGCGGTGCCGGGTCAGCAGCAAAATGGCGCCCACCGCCGCGCATACCAGCAGCGTATAAAGCTGGGTGGGATGCACCGGTAGGGAGTGGGCCGCGCCTATCGGAATCAGGCCCCGGTCGGCCTGCACCAGGTAGGGCAGGGTATCGGGGCGGTAGGTAACGCCCCAACTGCTGGCGGTAGGGTGGCCAAAGCAGCAACCCGTAATCAGGCAGCCCACGCTTTGCACCATCAGACCCGCGCACATGGGCAAGACGAAGGCATCGAATACGTGCCAGCTGAAGCCGAACGGCCGCCGCAGGGCCAGCAGCGTGAGTGTGCAGGCCACCGCTCCACCCAGCACGGTGCGGGCCTCCGAGGCCGGCCACTGCCCGGTGCCTAGAAACTGCCGCCACTCCGGGCCGGAAAAGGCCAGCATTTTGGTGCCCAGAATAAAGGTTAGGGTGGTGCAGGCAAGCAGCACCAGCCAGGCCCGCATGGGGTAGCCGCGGCGGTGGCCTTCCCACACCAGCCACACCAGGTTTACGGTGAAAGCCAGCACGTAAAATAACGTGTAGGAATCGTAGCTTGCATGGGCCGGTACCATCCAGGAGAGCAGCGGCAGCAGTAGAAAGTTTGGCATCGGGGAGGGAAAGACGGTGGACGGCCGTTGCCCGTAGCGTCGTGCCGGCAACTCAGCCAATCAAGCTACTTGCTTGAGTCCGAACTTACTGAAACCCCGCCGCTCATTCCTTGCCTAAAACAAAAAATAGTAGACTTTGCCTTATAGTTATGCCTGATTCAATGATTTTATTATCAGTAGTTTACCCTGGAATTATAGGATATTTAAATTGCCGATATAAGCTTGCTAACGTGTAAGCTCAGCTCATTAGCCAACCGCTGCTTCAACGGGCCTTCCAGGTTTAGGCCGACTGTTCCGCAGCTGTAGCCGGGGCCTTGCCATACTGCACGATGTTCTCCACCATGCCTTTGAAAATCACGAAGTGAAACGGGACCAGCGAATACCAGTACAGGCGCCCGGCCAGGCCCTGGGGGCGGAAAGCGGCCAGCTGCTCCAGGGTGTGGGAGCCGTCGGCATTGTCGAGGATGCGGAATTGCAGCCAGGCCTCGCCGGGTAGCTTCATTTCGGCATAGAGCAGTAGGCGACGCCCGGCGCGGTCGGCCACCAGTACCCGCCAGAAGTCGAGCGGGTCGCCGGGGTGCAGGCTAGACGGGGAACGGCGGCCCCGGCGCAAGCCCACGCCGCCCACGGCCTTGTCCATAAAGCCCCGCACCCGCCAGAGCCAGTCGACTTTGTACCAGCCTCGTTCCCCGCCGATGCTCCAAATGTTTTGCAAAACCTCCTCCGGGGCCGGGTAAAACGCAGGGCCTGCCGGTCGGTGAGCATGCCGTGCTGCGGAATCTGGACAAAGTCCATGTAGTTTTTCTCGATAACCCCGCTGCTCACCGCGTCGCTCCAGCTGCTGATTACCTCGTTCTGCTCGATGCGGCTGAAGGCCAGGGCCAGGGCGGCCCGGTAGCTCATGCACTGGTGGGGCAGCACCTGGGTAATGCTGCGCTTGAGCGAGACAATCGTGTCGTTGCGCAGGCTTTCCACCAGGCTCTGGGCCAGGGAAAACGTGGTGCGCGTCACCAGATACAGCCACCACGACGAAAGCCGCGGCGTGAGCACCGGTACCGTGACAATGTAGCGCTGGTAGCCCCGTTCAGCGGCTAGGCCCAGTAGCATCTGCTTGTAGGTCAGCACGTCGGGCCCGCCGATATCGAAGGTTTCGCCCAGGCAGTCGGGGTGGTCGAGCACGGCGAGGAGGTAGTGCATCACGTCGCGGATGCCGATGGGCTGGCAGCGGGAGTTAAGCCAGCGGGGCGTCACCATCACGGGCAGCTTTTCCACCAAGTCCCGGATTATCTCAAACGAAGCCGAGCCCGAGCCAATGATAATGCTGGCCCGCAGCACCGTGACGGTGGCTTGCCGGGCCGTGCGCAGCACCTTTTCCACTGCCTTGCGGGAGCGGAGGTGGGCCGACAGGTTCCGGTCGTTGGCAATGCCGCTGAGGTAAATTACCTGCCGGGCGGTGGTTTGGGCGAGGTAATCGGTGAAGTGGCGGGCAGAAAGCTGCTCGGCGCGGAAAAAGTCTTGGTCGTGCCCGCTCATGGAGTGCACCAGGTAATAAGCCGCCTCAATGTCGCGGGGCAGACTGTGCAGGCTCTCGGGCTGCAGCAGGTCGCAGGCGGCCACCGTTACCTTGGCCAGTAGCCACTCAGGCAGCTCGAAGCGACGTGGGTCGCGCACCAGGCACACCACCTCATGGCCGGCTTCCACCAGCAGGGGCAACAGCCGGCGGCCAATGTAGCCGTTGGCACCAGTGAGCAGGATTTTCATAGGGCGGGGCTAGATGGAGGACGGAGTACTCAACTACAACCCCGGCGGCGGGCTTTGGTTAGAGCTAGCGGCCCGGGCTTTCCGGCTACCTTTGCATTTCCTGCTTTTCTCTGCTCCCCCGTTATGCCCGCTTTGCTTTCTTCCCGTGTCTGGCTTTGGTTATTTGTTCTGGCGCTGGGCGCGGGCCTGCTGGTAGGCCTAGGCAGCTGGGGCGTGGTAGAAAGCAGTGAGGCCCGCTACGCCGAAATCAGCCGGGAAATGCTGGCCTCCGGCGACTGGCTGCACCCGCGTCTGCTCGGGATTCAGCACTTTCACAAGCCCCCGTGACGTACTGGCTGACGGCGGCCGGCATTGCCGCCTTTGGGCCCACAGCCCTGGGGGTGCGGGTGCCGGCGGTGCTGGCCGTGCTGGCCCAGGTGGTGCTGGTGTTTGGGCTGGGCAAGCTGCTGTTTCGGGGAGATGCCCGCCACGCCCTGGCCGCGGCCATTCTCTACGGCACCTTTCCCGTGGTGCTGATTTCGGCCCTCAACGTCACCACCGATGCCTACCTGATGCTCTGGGAATTGCTGGCGGCCTATGGCATATTGCGCTACCTGCACGGGGCGGCTGGCGGTGGTTTTACCTGTTTTGGGTGGGCCTGGGCTTGGCCTTTCTTACCAAAGGGCCCGTGGGCGCAGTGCTGCCGCTGATGGTCGTGGCCGGTCATTATTTCCGGCAGGCTCAGCCCCGGCGGCCTTTTACGGTGCACCACGTCCTGGGGCTGGCGCTGCTGCTGGGCATCGGGCTGAGCTGGTATCTGTATCTGGTGGCCGAAAACAAGGCTTTTCTCGACTATTTCCTGTGGAAGCAGACGGCCGAGCGGTTTGCCAACGCCGACGCCTTCAAGCGGGCCAAGCCGTGGTGGTTTTACCTGGTGCTGGTGCCCGTGGGCAGCCTGCCCTGGATAGTGGCCCTGCTGGTGCAGGCCGGGCGCACGCGCTGGACCGCCGTGCCCCGGCAGTGGCGCAACGTGCTCATTTTCTGGGTGCTGGTGCCGCTGGTGTTTTTCTCGTTGGCCAAGTCCAAGCTGCTGCTTTACCTGCTGCCTATTTTTCCCGGCCTGGCCCTGCTCACGGTCTACTACCTGGGTCAGCTGACCGACGCCGTCCTATACCGCTGGTACGTGGTGATGAGCGGGGTGCTGGCCTTGCTGATGGCCGGGCTCTGTATGCTGCCGGCCTTATCCGTGGCACTAGGCATAACGCTGGAAATCAAACCGCTGACCTCCTTATGGCCCGCTGCCGGCATCGTGGCGCTGGTGCTGCAGCAAATGCTCTGGACCCAGGTGCGGGTGGCGCCCCGGCTGCTGGCTCTCACCGTTATTTTCACCCTCACGCTGCTGCTCACCGCCAAGCCCCTGCTCCACCAAAACCAGCTGGCGGCCAGCAGTACGAGCCCGGTGGCTCAGTGGCTGCAGGAGCATCACCTCGACCAGGGCCAGGTGCTGGTCTACGACGAAATGCTGCCTTCCCTGTCGTTTGAGCTTAATAAAACGCTCATCACCTTGCAGCACGACAACGACGACATCAAGCGCGAAACGCAGTTTGAAACCGATACAAGCTGGCAGAAGCTGCTGGTCGACATGAACGACCCGGCTCAGCAGCCCTACCTCAAAAGCCTGCTCACCCAGCACCCGGTCCTGGTAGTGAAAGGCGAGCTGGAAGACTTCTGGAGCTGGATGCTGCCCTACTTTCCCCAGCACGAGCACCTCGGTCCCTGGACCGTCTACTACAGCGGCTGGAAATAGGAGTAGGTCACCGGGCTCCCTGACAAAACGTCATGCTGAGCTTGCCGAAGCATCTCTACTGTCGAAGTAAAATCAATTACTACTGCGGTAGATATGCTTCGGCAAACTCAGCATGACAGCTGCTTATCTTGATAAAACGAAAATTACCCCACGTACACGGCCTCGGCCTTTTCGCGCAGGTTGTAGTTTGAAGCCATAACCTCGCCGTACGCCCCAGCCGAGCGAATCACGACCAGGTCGCCGCGGCGGGTTTCGGGCATGGCCACTTCCCGGCCGAAGGTGTCGGACGACTCGCAGATGGGGCCTACCACGTCGTAGAGCTGCTTGGAGCCCTGGCTGCTCACGTTCTGAATCTGGTGGTAGCTGCCGTACAAAGCCGGCCGGATCAGCTCGGTCATGCCCGCGTCGAGAATGGCGAAGTTGGTTTGCTGGCTGCGCTTTACGTACAGCACCCGGCTCACCAGCGTCCCACTCTGGGCCACGATGGAGCGGCCCAGCTCCACGTGCACCTGCTGGCCCGGCCGCCGCACCAGGTGCTGCTCGAACATGTGAAAGTAGGCCTCGAAGTCGGGAACTGCCTGGGAGTCGGGGTTGTGGTAGTCAATGCCCAAACCGCCCCCCACGTTGAGGTGGGGAGAGTATGGCCCCGGCCTTCGAGCCAGGTTTGCAGCTCGTTCATTTTGCGGCTCAGTTCCCCGAACACGCTCAGGTTGGTAATCTGGGAGCCAATGTGGGCGTGCAAGCCCACCAGTTCCAGATTCGGCAGGGCGCTGAGCTGGTCGATAACGCCACCCAGGTCATTCAGACTTATGCCGAACTTGTTGGCTTCCAGACCCGTGGTAATGTAGTGGTGGGTGTGGGCATCCACGTTGGGGTTGATGCGCAAGGCCACCCGGGCCCGGCGGCCCTGGGCTCCGGCCAGCTCGTTGAGCACGGCCAGTTCCTCCACCGACTCAGCATTGAAGCACCAGATGTCGGCGGCCAGGGCCAGGTTTATTTCCGCATCCGACTTGCCTACGCCGGCAAAAACTACGTCCTGGGGCGCAAAGCCGGTGTCCAGAGCGCGGTGCACCTCGGGGCCGCTTACGCAGTCGGCACCCAGGCCGTGCTGGCGGATTCGCTCCAGAATGGGGGCATTGGCGTTGGCCTTCAGGGCGTAGTGCACGTGAATGCCGCGGGAGCGGGCGGCCTGCTGTACTGCCGTAAGGGTCTGATCCAGCAAGGCTAGGTCGTAGAGGTAAAAGGGCGTGGGCCGCGTGGCGGCGTCTGCCGGAAGAGCAAAACTCATGTACTAACTATTAAAAGAACTACCCCGCAAAACCCGGGTGGAAAACCTTATTGCACTACCGCCCGCTGCTGAAACAGGCCTTCGTTGAGCGCCTGCAAAGCCCGCTTTTTGTTGCTGGTATGAATCAGAATGCTGATGTTGTTGGGCGAGCCGCCGTAGGAAATCATGCGCAGCGGAATGTCCTTCAGGGCGTTGAAAACCAGCCAGGCCGAGCCATTGTTTTCCTGAATCAGGTTGCCCACCAGGCACACAATGGTTTGCTGCTCATCTACTTCCACGGTGCCAAAGCTGCGCAGATCTTCCAGGATTTCCGCCAGGTGCGTCGCGTCGTCAATGGTCAGCGACACGGCTACTTCCGAGGTCGTAATCATGTCGATGGGCGTGCGGTAGCGCTCAAATACCTCGAACACGCTGCGCAAAAAGCCGTGGGCCAGCAGCATCCGGCTCGACTTGATCTTGATGGCCACCAGGCCGTCCTTGGCGGCTACGGCCTTGATGGCCTCGTTGCCGGTGCGGGTCGAAATCAGGGTGCCGGGCGCTTCGGGCTGCATCGTGTTGAGCAACCGCACCGGAATGCCGTGCTTGGCCGCGGGCAGAATCGAGCTGGGGTGCAGAATCTTGGCCCCGAAATACGCCAGCTCGGCCGCCTCGTCAAACGACAGCTCCCGAATCGGGTAGGTGCCTTCCACTACGCGCGGGTCGTTGTTGTGCAGCCCGTCGATGTCGGTCCAGATCTGGATTTCCTCGGCGTGGGCCGCGGCTCCAATCAGCGAGGCGGAGTAGTCGGAGCCCCCGCGCTTGAGGTTGTCGATGTCGCCGTTGGCATTGCGGCAGATGTAGCCCTGGGTGATAAACAGCTGCTGACCGGCGTGCGGGGCCAATACCTGGGCCAGGTGCTCCTCGATAAAGTCGCCGTCGGGCTCGTCGTTTTTGTCGAGGCGCATGAAGTCCAGGGCCGGCAGCAGCACGGCTTCCTCGCCCAGCACGCGGGTGTAGTAGCGGTGAAACAGCAGGGTACTCAGCAGCTCACCCTGGGCCAGAATGACCCGCTCCCCGGAAGCCGACAGTGGGTAGCGCGTCAGGTTGAAGATGGTTTTGAAGGCCGTATCGAGGTGGCTGATAGCCTCATTGGCAACTTCCGCGTCGGGGAGCAGCTCCCGGGCCACAATCAGGTAGTGCTGGCGCAGAATCTCGGTCTGGTAGGTGGCCGCCGTGGTTTCGCCCTCATACAGCAGCTTGGCAATGTTGACCAAGGCATTGGTCGTGCCCGACATGGCCGAGAGCACAATGATGCGGGGCTCCGAGCCCTGGATAAGTGCGGGCAAAGCGCGCATGCGCTCAGCTGAACCGACGGAGGTGCCGCCAAACTTTAAAACTTTCATCAGTGAAAAACGGGGTTAACCAAAAAATGAACGGGGCGGAGAGGCTGGTAGGAGAAGCACAAACAAAAAGCGCCGGTCTGGGGAAGACCGGCGCTTGATGCTTATGGGGAGGGTAGCATGAAGAAGTGCGACGGTCAGGTCGAGGGCCGTTTGAAGCATTTCTTCAGCATCACGTTTTTGGCTTCCATTGGCTTGGCCACGGCGGTACGGCCAGCCGAAGCCACCGAAAATGCCGAAGAAAAGCCAAAGTAAAACGTGTTCATGTGCAGAAAAGGGGAGCAGCGGAGTACCGCTGGCAGGTATTAACGGCTGCAAGTACGGGCAGGATTTGGAAATAATCTACATCCCGGCCCTAAATTTTCTTATCCTGGCAACAGAAGCAGATTCCAAGACGCAAAGTTAGCTTTGCCCGCCCTAGGCCTGGCTTCATCAAAACAGCCGGGCCGGTTGCCACCTCCGCTTTCCGCTTTTCGATGCCCGACTGGAAAAATCCGCAATACCTGCTGGCCGGTAACGCCCGGCAGCAACGCGCCTACACCATATTGCACGACCTAGCCGTGTGGAGCGTACTGCAAGGCTTTGACCCGATGCTGGCCGGGACCGTGCCGCTGGATATAGACCTGGCCGACAGCGACCTGGATATCATCTGCGAGGTGAAGCCAGGGGCGTGGCTGCCGTTCAAAAGCCTGCTGGCGCAGCACTACGGCCACCTGCCGGAGTTTCGCCTGGCCGAGTTTTCGGTGGGGGCCGGGTCTCCATTGTCTGCGGCTTTCGCGCGGCCGGGGTGGCCGTGGAAGTGTTTGGGCAGAATTTGCCCACCGCCCAGCAAAACGCCGTGCGGCATATGCTGGTGGAACACGCTATTCTGCAGGCTGGCGGCGAGGCGTGGCGGGTAGCGGTGCGCGGTCTTAAGCAGCAAGGCCTGAAAACCGAGCCGGCCTTTGCGCAGCTCTTGGAGTTGACCGGTAACCCATACGAGGCGCTGCTGGAGGTAGAAAGCTGGCCCGCCGAGGTTCTGTGGGAGCGGCTGGCCACCTACCGGCTGCCACCGAATACGTAAGAAAAACGCACAAAGAAGCCCGAACGCACTGCGTTCGGGCCAGCCGTTGCTATACCAGACGTACTTACTGGAAGCTCACCGTGGCCGTATCGTTGGTAAAGCGAATGTCCCGGGTCCGGACTTCGGATTCCTGATCCTGAAAAGTACAGGTGTAGCCGTCAGGCTGGCAGACCCGGTTGGAGGTGACTTTGGTAAACTGGTACACTCGGTCGGGTAGCACCTTGATGGTTTTAGTGAAGGAAATAGCTTGGTTTTTCTTATCCATATCGGTGAAAATGTCACCGTTGAAGATGCCTGTTTCACCCGTCTGGTTGCCGCTGATGAAAGTGAAATAAATATCTGACTTGCCTTTCTTGGTGGTATTGGCTCGAATGGTTACCGTTTTGTAGGGTGTAGCCTTGTAATCAATCTGGTTGTGTTGGCCGGCTTTCACGTCCTCGCCAAGCTCGAAGCTGCTTACCATATAGTCCGGAGTGGAAGCCGGGCGCAGCGAGTAGCTGCCGGTGGTTAGGGCGTTGAAGGCCACTTTGTAGTTGCCGCTGGCGTCGGTAATAGCGTTGGTAACCGAGTCTATGCGGGACCCCATGCATAGCCAGCAGCCCTGGGTTCGGTCCACCTCCAGCCGTATTCCCGCCACCGGCTGGGCGGTGTACTTGTTGGTTATAGTGCCCTCTACCACGGTGTAGACCTCCTTGTTCTTCGAGCAGGCCAGGGTCGTTAGCAGCAGCACCACGCCGCCCAACACTCGGGTTGGTAACGTATTCATCGGCATAAGCAGGATAAGTAAATGATTGGACATACACCCCAGCAGCCGGCCGCGGCACTCAAGCCACGCCGGCAACCACGTAGTAGACCCACAAAATCTACTGAGGGTTGTCAGGCACGCTGATTTTATCAATTAACCAGCGGCCATCGGCTTGCTGCGAAAGGTCGAAGTCTAGGCCGGCCTGGTAAGTTTCGTGCTGGGGGCCGCGGACCTGTACGTGGGCGTGCGCGCCTTGCTGCTGGGTAACGATAAACTTGCCGGCCTGTAAATCGGTGGCGGTTTCCTCGGCTTCCTGGGTCAGGAGCAGAAAGTCGTAGTCGAAGCCGGCGGGCGGACCGTCGTTTTGCGGGTGCAGGCGCAGCGTGTCGTCGTAGCGGCGGAAGTAGGCTCGCCACTGAGCCAGGTAGGCCGGCGAAACCGTGCCACTTTGCTGCACGGCCCGCAGCCATTCCTCTGTACCAGGAAAGTCGACGGCGTAGAACTTGGTCGAGTCCGAGGCCTCTGAATTCAACACGAAGTTGCCGGGCAGGCTGTCGGCCTTCTGAATATACCAGGTCACAAACCGCCGCACGGTTTGGGCAGGCGCCGGCTCGGTTGCCGGAGTCGTACTGGCCGCCGCGGGGCTGGGCGGCAACGCCTGCGCCGTTTCCGGGGCCGATGCTGGCCCGTTGCAGGCAACTACGCCGGCCAGTACAACACTGTATAGCAGCTTTTTCATCAAGAACAGACGAAGGGTAACTGGTTACCGTACGGGCTTGGGAATGACCGGCAGGCTCTCGTGGCCTTCGGCATCTACGGAGGCTACGCCGAAGATGAAGTTGTCCTTGCTGTGGGGCAAATCGGCGGTGGTGGTCGTGACGGGGAAGCGCTGCTGCCACACCGGGGAGGAGGTTTCGCGCATCAAAACCACGTAGCTGGCGGGCTTCTCACCCACTTTAGGCGCGTCCCATTTGAGCTCGGTGCGGTTGGTGAGCTTGGCCGTGAGCACGCCCACATTTTCGGGGCACTGGGAGCCAGGGCCAGACTGGCCATGGTCGCCAGGTTTACGCCGGTGTTTTTGCGCAGGTACTCGTAGTCCACAAACTCGGGCAGGTCACCGTACTGAATGTTGTTTTCGGTGCGCAAATCCTGGTGCTGGTGGTTGAAGTTCTCGTTGACCTCGGTGTAGCGCACGGCGGCAAAGCCCTGCTGGTTGAAGGGCGTATGGTCGCCGCC belongs to Hymenobacter cellulosilyticus and includes:
- a CDS encoding prolipoprotein diacylglyceryl transferase family protein, encoding MNPAVLATILLPSPLAHDYYSVFYLLGFGVAGALLLWEGQRRQYPLRPWLLVVAGSSLLLILGTKLVTLSGADWQQLWQHGLSQSQGQRSVLGGLLGATLGLAGLRRWLGFGRGVFDAFALPFIIGLAVQGLGCLLTGCCFGTAAPDHLPWAVQYAPGTLPFVSQVEQDLLSVGAAHSAAVHPSQLYQILLCLGIAAVLFRTRRQSWPAGTRFLLMLGLYAAGRFGLEFWRAPLGDVIGAGSWHGVKPVQLALLLVAAGLLGFWAWVVRRPRAGVAAEPVSASRPARTLAGAVALLALTAGLGEQWLSLPEQLVVQALLLPVVALEACFLLFSANGGWGQLVVRGGLAALFMLLTSQVPAPPDSTVAAPRRAYTSISLGGSAGSSTQYYETPYYGCSGTPYPVSKYRQRYTLGSLGVAHTLPVGRAGTLTLGLSASIGRSQFRSLQDTIVLYNSQGNFNTQPFEQGQARLYAVSPYVELVTSPYMRIGLGMHLGNVAYDFAYRPGELSQARPQFLFEIGKPSVLYFHTSMNYGLLGLGDGTNTMGVGSGFGQENFRLTGGLALSNSKWQGVKGADTRNDAILGFFQSSVLLNQQWELEPLFVTNLTDVYRFSLQTRYRLPSRTR
- a CDS encoding prolipoprotein diacylglyceryl transferase family protein, encoding MPNFLLLPLLSWMVPAHASYDSYTLFYVLAFTVNLVWLVWEGHRRGYPMRAWLVLLACTTLTFILGTKMLAFSGPEWRQFLGTGQWPASEARTVLGGAVACTLTLLALRRPFGFSWHVFDAFVLPMCAGLMVQSVGCLITGCCFGHPTASSWGVTYRPDTLPYLVQADRGLIPIGAAHSLPVHPTQLYTLLVCAAVGAILLLTRHRNWPGGSRRLLHLGLLLIGRFLIEFWRDPAGEQVGSAMRWHGGLALKQVQWTLLVLTPLALGWWAWLLYRARNVEPQPERVPGQRSVRNLLAVALMLALTAWLGPRALTLPEVLVIKTLLLAVLALEAGRFLLDSLAGIRPARLVLPLGLVGVVLVLSSQAPADSAGTARPSYTSLGLGVSAGSFERLQNTDGGCGGSTPLLEYRHRYRLASLDVSRTLLPGAGPDGRVHKAEITTGMRLHVGTDRQTPQFSDPLLGSGMRKSTLLLSINPYAQIDRPWFGLGQACW
- a CDS encoding DUF2867 domain-containing protein, with protein sequence MVAVSGDAHHVFPGPEPGGKPAQRHDCLAQAQHYPGAAPPVHELPGRPGPGLQPHRAERGNQQLERRGEQRGYREKLHGLCPDSAARHAHRPAGPAFYPAPEEVLQNIWSIGGERGWYKVDWLWRVRGFMDKAVGGVGLRRGRRSPSSLHPGDPLDFWRVLVADRAGRRLLLYAEMKLPGEAWLQFRILDNADGSHTLEQLAAFRPQGLAGRLYWYSLVPFHFVIFKGMVENIVQYGKAPATAAEQSA
- a CDS encoding ArnT family glycosyltransferase, whose product is MTYWLTAAGIAAFGPTALGVRVPAVLAVLAQVVLVFGLGKLLFRGDARHALAAAILYGTFPVVLISALNVTTDAYLMLWELLAAYGILRYLHGAAGGGFTCFGWAWAWPFLPKGPWAQCCR
- a CDS encoding aspartate kinase, which encodes MKVLKFGGTSVGSAERMRALPALIQGSEPRIIVLSAMSGTTNALVNIAKLLYEGETTAATYQTEILRQHYLIVARELLPDAEVANEAISHLDTAFKTIFNLTRYPLSASGERVILAQGELLSTLLFHRYYTRVLGEEAVLLPALDFMRLDKNDEPDGDFIEEHLAQVLAPHAGQQLFITQGYICRNANGDIDNLKRGGSDYSASLIGAAAHAEEIQIWTDIDGLHNNDPRVVEGTYPIRELSFDEAAELAYFGAKILHPSSILPAAKHGIPVRLLNTMQPEAPGTLISTRTGNEAIKAVAAKDGLVAIKIKSSRMLLAHGFLRSVFEVFERYRTPIDMITTSEVAVSLTIDDATHLAEILEDLRSFGTVEVDEQQTIVCLVGNLIQENNGSAWLVFNALKDIPLRMISYGGSPNNISILIHTSNKKRALQALNEGLFQQRAVVQ